The Vicinamibacterales bacterium genome contains a region encoding:
- a CDS encoding NAD(P)H-hydrate dehydratase yields the protein TSSAPGRRLHMQDSRRVGPLRVLNTRQMRAVDRRTIDEVGVPSIVLMENAGRQVVAALDSLVDDLAARRVAVLCGTGNNGGDGFVVARALHQRGLDPAVFLVGVASAVAGDARVNLEILARLGVTLVEIADAAAWELHGSHVTGADLVVDALVGTGLNRALSGLHETIVADINASAAAVVAIDLPSGLSADTAEPLGPSLHADITVTLAAPKVPLVLPPGEHTAGDVVIGDIGVPAFVIDDADGPRLFLLTREYVRTLVTPRSPDAHKGDFGRVVIAAGSLGFTGAAALAARGALRAGAGLVTVATPASAQPVVAGLGTEFMTFAADEVDGRMGAAAVDQVLRLTTDVVAAGPGLGSGPDVAAFVRGLLERCEAPLILDADALNACVGDPSVLVGRDDRPVIVTPHPGEMARLVGCSTDDVQADRVGVASEFAARHRVTVVLKGYRTLVVTPGGDVFVNPTGSPGMATAGSGDVLTGILAAVLAQTLDPTPACQLAVYLHGAAGELADADEGEMSMVAGDIVSHLGDAVQELTARTRAAAPRGE from the coding sequence CGTCGATCGTGCTGATGGAGAACGCCGGCCGGCAGGTCGTGGCGGCGCTCGACAGTCTGGTGGACGACCTGGCCGCGCGCCGCGTCGCGGTGCTGTGCGGCACGGGCAACAACGGCGGCGACGGATTCGTCGTCGCGCGGGCGCTCCACCAGCGGGGGCTCGACCCGGCCGTCTTCCTGGTCGGCGTAGCGAGCGCCGTGGCCGGCGACGCGCGCGTGAACCTGGAGATCCTGGCGCGGCTCGGCGTGACGCTCGTCGAGATCGCGGACGCGGCTGCCTGGGAGTTGCACGGGTCGCACGTCACCGGCGCTGACCTGGTCGTGGACGCGCTGGTGGGGACGGGATTGAACCGGGCGCTGTCGGGCCTGCACGAGACGATCGTCGCCGACATCAACGCGTCGGCGGCCGCGGTGGTCGCCATCGATCTGCCATCCGGTCTGTCGGCCGACACGGCCGAGCCGCTGGGCCCGTCGCTCCACGCCGACATCACCGTCACGCTGGCCGCGCCGAAAGTGCCGCTCGTGCTCCCGCCTGGCGAGCACACCGCGGGCGACGTGGTCATCGGCGACATCGGCGTCCCGGCGTTCGTGATCGACGACGCCGACGGCCCGCGCCTGTTCCTGCTCACGCGCGAGTACGTGCGCACGCTCGTGACGCCGCGAAGCCCGGACGCCCACAAGGGCGACTTCGGGCGCGTGGTCATCGCGGCCGGGTCGCTCGGGTTCACGGGCGCCGCCGCCCTGGCCGCCAGGGGCGCGCTGCGGGCGGGTGCGGGGCTCGTGACCGTGGCGACGCCGGCGTCGGCGCAGCCGGTGGTGGCCGGCCTCGGCACGGAGTTCATGACGTTCGCGGCGGATGAGGTCGATGGTCGGATGGGCGCGGCCGCCGTGGACCAGGTCCTGCGGCTCACCACCGACGTCGTCGCCGCAGGGCCTGGGCTCGGCTCGGGACCGGACGTGGCGGCGTTCGTCCGCGGCCTGTTGGAACGCTGCGAGGCGCCGCTCATCCTGGACGCGGATGCCCTCAACGCCTGCGTAGGCGATCCCTCGGTGCTCGTCGGCCGGGACGACCGGCCCGTGATCGTCACGCCGCATCCGGGCGAGATGGCGCGCCTCGTCGGCTGCTCGACCGACGACGTCCAGGCCGACCGCGTGGGCGTGGCGTCGGAGTTCGCGGCTCGTCATCGCGTGACCGTGGTGCTGAAGGGCTACCGCACGCTCGTCGTCACGCCAGGCGGTGACGTGTTCGTGAACCCGACCGGCAGTCCCGGCATGGCGACGGCCGGCAGCGGCGATGTCCTCACGGGCATCCTGGCCGCGGTGCTGGCCCAGACGCTCGACCCGACGCCCGCGTGTCAGCTCGCCGTCTACCTCCACGGGGCCGCCGGGGAACTGGCGGACGCCGACGAGGGCGAGATGTCGATGGTGGCCGGCGACATCGTGTCCCATCTCGGCGATGCGGTGCAGGAGCTCACGGCCCGCACGCGCGCCGCCGCCCCGCGGGGCGAATGA
- the tsaE gene encoding tRNA (adenosine(37)-N6)-threonylcarbamoyltransferase complex ATPase subunit type 1 TsaE, whose protein sequence is MTAPATYVTTDEAATRHVARTLAATLAPGAIVLLEGELGAGKTAFVKGLAQGLGLDPDDVTSPTFTLVHEYLGGRLPLVHLDLYRLATTELDEVGLDPDLAARGIVVVEWAERLARVPADAVVVRIADRGGDSRAIEIQPVAG, encoded by the coding sequence ATGACGGCACCCGCCACCTACGTCACGACAGACGAGGCTGCCACCCGGCACGTGGCCCGCACCCTGGCGGCAACGCTCGCCCCCGGGGCGATCGTGCTCCTGGAGGGCGAACTCGGTGCGGGGAAGACGGCGTTCGTGAAGGGGCTGGCCCAGGGGCTGGGCCTGGATCCGGACGACGTCACCAGTCCCACGTTCACCCTGGTTCACGAGTATCTCGGCGGCCGCCTGCCGCTCGTCCACCTGGATCTGTATCGGCTCGCCACGACCGAGCTGGACGAGGTCGGACTCGACCCGGATCTCGCCGCCCGCGGCATCGTCGTCGTGGAGTGGGCGGAACGACTCGCCCGCGTGCCTGCCGACGCGGTCGTCGTCCGGATCGCGGACCGCGGAGGCGACAGCCGCGCCATCGAGATTCAGCCTGTCGCCGGCTGA
- the guaB gene encoding IMP dehydrogenase, with protein MTLPTASATETRTSLDARLSTALTFDDVLLVPRHSNVLPAQVEVATRLTRNIALHVPLLSAAMDTVTESSMAIAMAQQGGIGVIHKNLSVEDQAAEVDRVKRSESGMIVNPITLSPTHRIQEALELMARYRISGVPITEDGSKEGRLVGILTNRDLRFETNVQQRVADVMTKDQLITVPVGTTLDEAREILHRHKVEKLLVVDHAFRLKGLITVKDIQKAIKYPNACKDSLGRLRCAAAVGTAQNTVERAEALVAAHVDVIVIDTAHGHSQGVLDIVKELRRRFPDVDLIAGNVATAEATEALIRLGVDAVKVGIGAGSICTTRVVAGIGMPMISSIHECAEAARPHGVPIIADGGIRYSGDIVKALAVGANSVMIGNLFAGTDESPGELILFQGRSFKEYRGMGSIGAMRKGSRDRYFQDEFQLEGKVSTSSEKLVPEGIEGRVPHKGSLSSLVHQLVGGLRAGMGYCGCRTIGDLQTDARMVRITPAGVRESHVHDVAITKEAPNYRTE; from the coding sequence ATGACGCTGCCGACCGCTTCCGCCACAGAGACCCGCACGTCCCTCGACGCGCGCCTGTCCACCGCGCTCACCTTCGACGACGTGCTGCTCGTGCCGCGGCATTCGAACGTGCTGCCCGCGCAGGTGGAGGTCGCGACGCGGCTGACGAGGAACATCGCCCTGCACGTGCCGCTGCTGTCCGCGGCGATGGACACGGTGACGGAGTCGTCGATGGCCATCGCGATGGCGCAGCAGGGCGGGATCGGCGTCATCCACAAGAACCTGTCGGTCGAAGACCAGGCCGCCGAGGTGGACCGGGTCAAGCGGTCGGAGAGCGGCATGATCGTCAACCCGATCACGCTCTCCCCCACCCACCGCATCCAGGAGGCGCTCGAGCTGATGGCCCGCTACCGGATCTCGGGCGTGCCCATCACCGAGGACGGCAGCAAGGAAGGGCGCCTGGTCGGCATCCTGACCAACCGTGATCTCCGCTTCGAGACCAACGTCCAGCAGCGCGTCGCGGACGTGATGACCAAGGACCAGCTGATCACGGTGCCGGTGGGCACGACGCTCGACGAGGCGCGCGAGATCCTGCACCGCCACAAGGTCGAGAAGCTCCTCGTCGTGGACCACGCCTTCCGGTTGAAGGGCCTCATCACGGTCAAGGACATCCAGAAGGCCATCAAGTACCCGAACGCCTGCAAGGACTCGCTGGGCCGGCTCCGCTGCGCGGCGGCCGTCGGCACGGCCCAGAACACGGTCGAGCGCGCCGAGGCGCTCGTGGCCGCGCACGTCGACGTCATCGTCATCGACACCGCGCACGGCCACAGCCAGGGCGTGCTGGACATCGTGAAGGAGCTGCGGCGACGCTTTCCCGATGTGGACCTCATCGCCGGCAACGTGGCCACGGCCGAGGCCACCGAGGCCCTCATCCGCCTGGGGGTGGACGCGGTGAAGGTCGGCATCGGCGCCGGGTCGATCTGCACGACGCGCGTCGTGGCCGGCATCGGCATGCCCATGATCTCGTCCATCCACGAGTGCGCCGAGGCGGCCCGGCCGCACGGCGTGCCCATCATCGCGGACGGCGGCATCCGGTACTCGGGCGACATCGTGAAGGCGCTGGCCGTGGGCGCGAACTCGGTGATGATCGGCAACCTGTTCGCCGGCACCGACGAGAGCCCGGGCGAGCTCATCCTGTTCCAGGGGCGGAGCTTCAAGGAGTACCGCGGCATGGGCTCGATCGGCGCCATGCGCAAGGGCTCGCGGGACCGCTACTTCCAGGACGAGTTCCAGCTCGAGGGCAAGGTGAGCACCAGCTCCGAGAAGCTCGTGCCCGAGGGCATCGAGGGCCGCGTGCCCCACAAGGGGTCGCTGTCGTCGCTCGTCCATCAGTTGGTGGGCGGCCTGAGGGCCGGCATGGGGTACTGCGGGTGCCGCACCATCGGCGACCTGCAGACCGACGCGCGCATGGTCCGGATCACGCCGGCCGGGGTGCGCGAGAGCCACGTGCACGACGTGGCGATCACGAAGGAAGCCCCCAACTACCGCACGGAGTAG